The proteins below are encoded in one region of Spirochaeta isovalerica:
- a CDS encoding P-II family nitrogen regulator codes for MKLIIAYIQPHKLNAVKQELFKDEIHKISVTNSKGCGQQKGYVESYRGVDIEVNLLDKVRIEIAVNDDFVGRTTAAIIKGARTGEIGDGKIFVLPIEETIRIRSGETGEEAIG; via the coding sequence ATGAAATTGATTATAGCTTATATTCAGCCCCATAAACTGAATGCCGTAAAGCAGGAACTGTTCAAAGATGAAATACATAAAATATCGGTAACCAATTCCAAAGGATGCGGTCAGCAGAAAGGGTATGTCGAGTCTTACAGAGGTGTGGATATCGAAGTGAACCTTCTCGATAAAGTGAGAATTGAAATCGCTGTAAATGACGACTTCGTCGGAAGAACAACTGCCGCCATTATCAAAGGCGCCAGAACCGGAGAAATCGGAGATGGAAAGATATTTGTACTCCCCATCGAAGAGACCATCCGTATCAGAAGCGGAGAAACAGGCGAAGAAGCCATAGGGTGA